One uncultured Gellertiella sp. genomic window carries:
- a CDS encoding sarcosine oxidase subunit delta, protein MASLIDCPHCGTRPKEEFTIRGDASVRRPAPGAPERDWFDYVYQRDNPRGTFEEHWHHSGGCRRWLVVCRDTVTHAVNAVVDASERASR, encoded by the coding sequence ATGGCGAGCTTGATTGACTGTCCCCATTGCGGGACGCGACCGAAGGAAGAGTTCACGATCCGCGGCGATGCCAGTGTACGGCGTCCCGCCCCCGGCGCACCCGAACGCGACTGGTTCGACTATGTCTACCAGCGGGACAATCCGCGCGGCACCTTTGAGGAACACTGGCATCATTCCGGTGGCTGCCGCCGCTGGCTGGTTGTTTGCCGCGATACCGTCACCCATGCGGTCAATGCCGTTGTCGATGCCTCGGAAAGGGCAAGCCGATGA
- a CDS encoding sarcosine oxidase subunit alpha family protein, whose product MSSYRLSDGGAIDRSRPLSFTFDGKALGGFAGDTVASALLANGVTLVGRSFKYHRPRGILTAGAAEPNALMTIGSGGRTEPNTRATMAELFDGLQARSQNRWPSLDWDIGSLNSLLSPFLGAGFYYKTFMWPAGLWERLYEPFIRKAAGLGKATYQADPDSYEKSWAHADLLVIGSGPAGLAAALSAGRAGARVILVDEHATLGGSLKSETALVGGKPAAIRAAEIIAELASMENVRLMPRTTAFGWFDSQVFGALERVQKHVAEPDANRPVERLWRIVAKQAILASGAEERPLVFGDNDRPGVMLSGAMRSYANHYGVAAGRRVAIFTTNDSGYATAADLEAKGVEVAAIIDNRSAPDSAWSGSARVISGGAVIGTSGGKALEGITITSGAGLETLAVDALGMSGGFSPIIHLACHRGAKPVWNNESSAFLAPEVDGLLVAGGAKGELSLAAAIASGEAAAHRALSALGLSAAPAGLGPVDGDRSGETSRPLWSVRGVKGKALVDYQNDVHLKDLTQSVREGYGHVELAKRYTTSGMATDQGKLSNINAIGILADQRGVSPAEVGTTTFRPFYTPVSFGAMAGTSRGKHFQPVRRSPLHDWAKKNGAVFVETGLWYRSSWFPRAGEATWRQSVDREVLNTRENAGLCDVSTLGKIEIYGADAAEFLNRVYCNAFLKLPVGKARYGLMLREDGFVYDDGTTSRLGENHYFMTTTTALAAGVMTHLEFCAQALWPELDVRLASATDQWAQMAIAGPKSRQILQRIVDEDISNAAFPYLSARTVSLLGGRIEGRLFRISFSGELAFELAVPAGYGEAVADALMAEGAADGIAPYGVEALGVMRIEKGHVTHSEINGRVTPGDLGFAKMVGNAKSDFIGKVMLQREGLQDARRPRLVGVRPLDPATSFRTGSHILAKGVTPVLEASAGYVTSSAYSPVIGSTIGLALVVDGPERHGEEVQVYNALRGEFTAGLLCDPVFVDLENGKLHV is encoded by the coding sequence ATGAGTTCCTACCGGTTGTCCGACGGCGGTGCGATTGATCGCAGCCGCCCGCTCTCCTTCACCTTCGACGGCAAGGCGCTCGGCGGCTTTGCCGGGGATACCGTCGCCTCGGCGCTGCTTGCCAATGGCGTGACCCTTGTCGGGCGGTCGTTCAAGTATCACCGGCCGCGCGGCATCCTGACGGCAGGGGCCGCTGAGCCGAATGCGCTGATGACCATCGGCAGCGGCGGGCGCACCGAACCCAATACCCGCGCCACCATGGCCGAGCTTTTCGACGGGCTTCAGGCCAGAAGCCAGAACCGCTGGCCGTCGCTCGACTGGGATATCGGTTCACTGAACAGCCTGCTCTCGCCTTTTCTCGGGGCCGGCTTCTACTACAAGACCTTCATGTGGCCGGCGGGCCTCTGGGAACGGCTTTATGAGCCCTTCATCCGCAAGGCGGCTGGCCTCGGCAAGGCGACCTATCAGGCCGATCCCGACAGCTACGAGAAAAGCTGGGCGCATGCCGACCTGCTGGTGATCGGATCCGGCCCGGCGGGCCTTGCCGCAGCCTTGTCCGCCGGTCGCGCCGGGGCGCGGGTCATTCTGGTCGATGAACATGCAACGCTTGGCGGGTCGCTGAAATCCGAGACCGCGCTGGTCGGTGGCAAGCCTGCCGCGATCAGGGCGGCGGAAATCATTGCTGAACTGGCCTCGATGGAGAATGTACGGCTGATGCCGCGCACCACCGCCTTCGGCTGGTTCGACAGCCAGGTATTCGGGGCGCTGGAACGGGTGCAGAAGCATGTGGCCGAGCCGGATGCCAACCGTCCGGTCGAGCGGCTCTGGCGCATCGTGGCCAAACAGGCAATTCTTGCCTCTGGCGCGGAAGAGCGCCCGCTGGTGTTCGGCGACAATGACCGGCCCGGCGTGATGCTGTCGGGTGCGATGCGCAGCTATGCCAACCACTATGGCGTGGCCGCCGGTCGGCGCGTCGCGATCTTCACCACCAATGACAGCGGCTATGCCACGGCCGCTGATCTGGAGGCGAAAGGTGTCGAGGTCGCGGCGATCATCGACAACCGGTCGGCACCGGATAGTGCCTGGAGCGGTTCGGCCCGGGTGATTTCGGGGGGTGCCGTGATCGGTACTTCGGGCGGCAAGGCGCTGGAAGGCATTACCATAACCTCGGGTGCCGGCCTTGAAACGCTTGCCGTCGACGCGCTCGGCATGTCCGGCGGCTTTAGCCCGATCATCCATCTTGCCTGCCATCGCGGCGCAAAGCCGGTCTGGAATAACGAGAGTTCGGCCTTTCTTGCGCCTGAAGTGGACGGATTGCTGGTGGCGGGTGGCGCAAAGGGCGAGCTTTCGCTCGCTGCCGCCATTGCCTCGGGCGAAGCGGCGGCGCACAGGGCGTTGTCGGCACTCGGGCTTTCGGCTGCCCCGGCAGGTCTGGGGCCGGTTGACGGCGACCGGTCCGGCGAGACATCAAGACCGCTCTGGTCGGTCAGGGGTGTCAAGGGCAAGGCCTTGGTCGACTATCAGAATGACGTGCACCTGAAGGATCTCACCCAGTCGGTGCGCGAGGGCTACGGCCATGTCGAGCTTGCCAAGCGCTACACGACCTCGGGCATGGCGACCGATCAGGGCAAGCTGTCGAATATCAATGCCATCGGCATTCTGGCCGATCAGCGCGGCGTCAGCCCGGCAGAGGTTGGCACCACGACCTTCCGTCCCTTCTATACGCCCGTGTCCTTCGGGGCGATGGCGGGCACCAGCCGGGGCAAGCATTTCCAGCCGGTCCGCCGCTCGCCGCTGCATGACTGGGCGAAGAAGAATGGCGCGGTGTTCGTCGAGACGGGGCTCTGGTACCGCTCCTCCTGGTTCCCGCGCGCCGGTGAAGCCACCTGGCGGCAGAGCGTCGACCGGGAAGTGCTGAACACCCGCGAAAATGCCGGGCTCTGCGATGTCTCGACGCTTGGCAAGATCGAGATTTACGGGGCCGATGCGGCGGAGTTCCTGAACCGTGTCTATTGCAATGCCTTCCTGAAGCTGCCGGTCGGCAAGGCGCGCTACGGGCTGATGCTGCGCGAGGATGGTTTCGTCTATGATGACGGCACCACCAGCCGGCTTGGCGAAAACCACTATTTCATGACCACCACGACGGCGCTTGCCGCAGGGGTGATGACCCATCTGGAATTCTGCGCGCAGGCGCTCTGGCCCGAACTGGACGTGCGTCTGGCCTCGGCCACCGACCAGTGGGCGCAAATGGCGATTGCCGGTCCGAAATCCCGGCAGATCCTGCAACGGATCGTCGACGAGGATATTTCCAACGCGGCCTTCCCCTATCTTTCGGCCCGCACCGTGTCGCTGCTCGGCGGCAGGATCGAAGGGCGGCTGTTCCGTATTTCGTTCTCGGGCGAACTTGCCTTCGAACTTGCCGTTCCGGCAGGCTATGGCGAGGCGGTGGCGGATGCGCTGATGGCTGAAGGCGCTGCGGACGGCATTGCGCCCTATGGCGTCGAGGCGCTGGGGGTGATGCGCATCGAGAAAGGCCATGTCACCCATTCGGAAATCAATGGCCGCGTCACCCCGGGCGATCTCGGTTTTGCGAAGATGGTGGGCAATGCCAAGTCCGATTTCATCGGCAAGGTGATGTTGCAGCGCGAGGGCCTGCAGGATGCCAGACGGCCCCGGCTCGTCGGCGTCCGCCCGCTCGATCCCGCCACCAGCTTTCGCACCGGATCGCATATCCTCGCCAAGGGCGTGACACCAGTGCTTGAGGCAAGTGCCGGCTATGTCACGTCGTCCGCCTATTCGCCGGTCATCGGCTCCACCATCGGCCTGGCTCTGGTGGTGGACGGGCCGGAGCGGCATGGCGAGGAGGTGCAGGTCTATAATGCGCTGCGCGGCGAATTTACCGCCGGGCTGCTCTGCGACCCGGTCTTTGTCGATCTGGAAAATGGCAAGCTGCATGTCTGA
- a CDS encoding sarcosine oxidase subunit beta family protein, which yields MRYSALSILWNGLAGNKDWAPAWRSPKPKAHYDVIIVGGGGHGLSTAYYLAKTFGITNIAVLEKAYLGAGNIGRNTTIIRSNYLLPGNNPFYELSMKLWEGLEQDFNFNAMVSQRGVLNLYHTDAQRDAYTNRGNAMRLHGVDAELLDREQVRAKLPFLDYDNARFPIQGGLLQPRGGTVRHDAVAWGYARGADMRGVDIIQHCEVTGIRRENGRVTGVETSQGFIGCGKLALAAAGNSSTVAKMADLTLPIDSHVLQAFVSEGLKPFIDCVVTFGAGHFYVSQSDKGGLVFGGDIDGYNSYAQRGNLASVEHVIEAGVSMIPGLSRVRVLRSWGGIMDMSMDGSPIIDRTPVDNLYLNAGWCYGGFKATPASGYCYAHLIARNEPHDVARAYLLDRFERGYLLDEKGVGAQANLH from the coding sequence ATGCGCTACTCCGCCCTCTCCATTCTGTGGAACGGTCTTGCCGGCAACAAGGACTGGGCACCCGCCTGGCGCAGTCCGAAGCCGAAGGCCCATTATGACGTGATCATCGTCGGTGGCGGCGGGCACGGCTTGTCGACGGCCTATTATCTCGCCAAGACCTTCGGCATCACGAATATTGCCGTCCTGGAAAAGGCCTATCTCGGCGCCGGCAATATCGGGCGCAACACCACGATCATTCGCTCCAACTATCTTTTGCCGGGTAACAATCCCTTCTACGAACTGTCGATGAAGCTCTGGGAGGGGCTGGAGCAGGATTTCAATTTCAACGCCATGGTGTCGCAGCGCGGCGTGCTGAACCTTTATCACACCGATGCGCAGCGCGACGCCTATACCAATCGCGGCAATGCCATGCGGCTGCATGGTGTCGATGCGGAGCTTCTCGACCGCGAGCAGGTCCGGGCGAAGCTGCCCTTCCTCGATTACGACAATGCCCGCTTCCCGATCCAGGGCGGGCTTTTGCAGCCACGCGGCGGAACGGTGCGCCATGATGCGGTCGCCTGGGGCTATGCGCGCGGCGCCGACATGCGCGGCGTCGACATAATCCAGCATTGCGAAGTCACCGGCATCCGTCGCGAAAACGGCCGGGTGACCGGCGTCGAGACCTCGCAGGGCTTCATCGGCTGCGGCAAGCTGGCGCTGGCAGCGGCCGGCAATTCCTCGACGGTGGCAAAGATGGCCGACCTGACGCTGCCGATCGACAGCCATGTGCTGCAGGCCTTCGTGTCGGAAGGGCTGAAACCTTTCATCGATTGCGTCGTCACCTTCGGGGCCGGGCATTTTTACGTCTCCCAGTCCGACAAGGGTGGCCTGGTGTTCGGCGGCGATATCGACGGCTACAATTCCTATGCGCAGCGCGGCAATCTTGCCTCTGTCGAACATGTGATCGAGGCCGGCGTGTCGATGATCCCCGGCCTGTCCCGGGTGCGGGTACTGCGCAGCTGGGGCGGCATCATGGACATGTCGATGGATGGATCGCCGATCATCGACCGGACGCCGGTCGACAATCTCTACCTCAATGCGGGCTGGTGCTACGGCGGCTTCAAGGCAACGCCTGCGTCCGGCTATTGCTATGCCCACCTGATTGCCCGCAACGAACCGCATGACGTGGCGCGCGCCTACCTGCTGGACCGGTTCGAGCGCGGCTATCTGCTGGACGAAAAGGGCGTCGGTGCCCAGGCAAACCTGCATTGA
- a CDS encoding GlxA family transcriptional regulator produces MNQTSDRQVQEIGFILLPGFALMSYASASEPLRAANLIAGREIYRVSAFTPDGGAGVASSGAQVPAGPLPRHAGSLHTVFVCAGGDPRSWNEPSVLATLRVLSREGVRIGGISGGPYLMAAAGLLRDRHFTIHWEHAPALKEAFPELDPEPARFVLDGNRITCGGGIAPLDMMHAMIAERLGADFARRVSDWYLHTQVGAPVAPQRASLAERYQIHHPVLLSVLEKMQTTLEMPLSRASMARFAGITPRHLDRLFATHAQTSFAAEYRRLRLDHARRLLKQSALSISEIALSTGFSSPGHFSRLYARAYGLTPRAARQTNAFS; encoded by the coding sequence ATGAACCAGACCAGTGACCGACAGGTGCAGGAGATCGGCTTCATTCTGCTGCCGGGCTTTGCGCTGATGTCCTATGCATCGGCGAGCGAACCGCTGCGGGCTGCCAATCTGATCGCCGGGCGCGAGATTTACCGGGTCTCGGCCTTTACGCCAGATGGAGGGGCGGGCGTGGCCTCTTCCGGCGCTCAGGTCCCGGCAGGACCGCTGCCCCGCCATGCCGGGTCGCTGCATACGGTCTTTGTCTGTGCGGGCGGCGACCCCCGCTCCTGGAACGAGCCTTCGGTTCTCGCCACACTCCGGGTCCTGTCACGCGAGGGGGTGCGGATCGGCGGCATTTCCGGTGGCCCCTATCTGATGGCGGCGGCGGGCCTCTTGCGCGACCGGCATTTCACCATCCACTGGGAACATGCCCCGGCCCTGAAGGAGGCGTTTCCCGAACTCGATCCCGAACCCGCCCGCTTCGTGCTGGATGGCAACCGCATCACCTGTGGTGGCGGCATTGCGCCGCTCGACATGATGCATGCGATGATAGCAGAGCGGCTCGGTGCCGATTTCGCCCGGCGGGTCAGCGACTGGTATCTGCATACCCAGGTTGGCGCCCCCGTCGCACCGCAACGCGCCTCGCTTGCCGAACGCTACCAGATCCACCATCCCGTGCTGCTGAGCGTGCTGGAAAAGATGCAGACGACGCTGGAAATGCCGCTGTCGCGCGCTTCCATGGCCCGCTTTGCCGGGATTACGCCGCGCCATCTCGACCGGCTGTTTGCCACCCATGCCCAGACGAGCTTTGCCGCCGAATACCGCCGCCTGCGGCTCGACCACGCCCGGCGCTTGCTGAAGCAGAGTGCCCTGTCGATTTCCGAGATTGCGCTCTCCACCGGCTTTTCCAGCCCCGGCCATTTCTCCCGGCTCTATGCCCGCGCCTATGGCCTGACCCCCAGGGCAGCCCGGCAAACCAACGCCTTTTCCTGA